CTTTTTTTACTTTTTCCACAAATTCTTTTTTTACAATTAACTCTTTTCCAGCTATAGAACTTTTATCAATATTCTGATTCAAATAATTAATATAATCACTCTCATTCATATTAACAAGTTTTGCTTTTAATTTATCTATAACTTTGTTAATTACTGTCTGCTTTGCCTTTAATTTTTCATTTCTAGCCTTTAAATTTGCACTTGACTTAATTCTGTCAGAAAGCAGTTCACGCTCTCTTCTTGCATTTTCAAGTAATGTTTGTTTTTTTGCAATAGCTTTTTTTATTTCCAAATCGTATTTTTGCTTTGCTTTTTCCTCTGCACTTTTTACAATTTTGTCGGCTTCCTCTTTAGCATCATTTAATATTTTTGATGTTAAATTATTTAAATTAGACATATTCACTCCTTACCATATTTAAGGGGTATAAATACCCCCTTTTTAAATTAGAATCTTCCTAATAGCATAATTGATACAACGAATGCCAATAACGCATAAGTTTCAACCATTACTGAGTAAATAATACCTTTTGTATTTTGTTCTTCATTTTTTGCAAGCAAGCTAATACCAGACGCAGCAACTCTTCCTTGTGCAATTGCCGAACCATAACCTGCAATTGCGATTGGTAAACAAGCCATTAAAATTCCTAATCCAGTTTGTAAAGGCATTTCAGGTTTTAATTTTCCTAACACCATAAGTCCGATAACGAATCCATATAACCCTTGTGTTCCTGGTAATAATTGCAATACTAACGATTTACCAAATTTTTCAGGTTCCTCACTCATAAGTCCTGTAGCTACTTCTCCAACAATACCTACACCTTTTGCAGACCCGATACCTGCTAATAATGTCGCTAATGCCGCACCTAATGTCGCCATTACGATTCCTCCATTTTGTACTAAAAATTGTGAAAAATTCATTTTATTTCCTCCTAATTTTTTCTATTTTATTTGTTAAACATTTTTGCTAAACTTAAATTATAAAATTAATCATCAAGATTTATATATTTATTTTCTGTTCTAAAATCTTTAAACGGTTTTCCTCCACCTTCGTAAAATTTTCCAAAATACTCTACATACATAAGTCTCGAAGTATGAACATAAGCACCTAAGAAAGATAAGAACATATTAAATAAGTGTCCTGCTATCAGTATTACTGGAATAAAAATCATACCAAACCAGTTTCCACCGATCATTCCTGCTATCATATTTATAGCTGACGCAATAAATCCACCAGAAAGCCCCAAAGCCATAAGTCTTGAATAGGATACGAAATCTCCTACATAACTTGAAATTCCATAAAGGCTGTAAAGTCCTCCACCTAATTTTGCACCGACTCCTTTAGCTTCACGTCCACCAGTAAGTACGATTCCAGCCATTCCGGCAATCATTACCCACATTGACACGTTTGCCACAACTGCTGACAAATTCATTAACTTGAATATTAGGAATAACATTCCTCCAATAAGAGCCATATACCAAAACAATACATCATAAACTGCTTCCAATGATTTACCATCTCTAATTAACATATATGCTTTTATTGCCAGTCCAACAAATATATGAACTACACCAAATACAATTGAGCCTATCAATAAATCGTTATATTGTGACGCTGGATCTACCAATCTCCACATTCCTGGAATTGTCGCTCCAAAATATGAACCATATAAAAGTCCCCAGAAAATAACAGAAAAACTTAAATAAAAGAAAAACTTGATAGATTTTCTCATTTGAGAACTTAAATTCACTACTTTTAAAACAAACATTGTTGCAAGCAGTAATACAAGCCCATAACCTACATCT
This is a stretch of genomic DNA from Leptotrichia hofstadii. It encodes these proteins:
- a CDS encoding V-type ATP synthase subunit E; the protein is MSNLNNLTSKILNDAKEEADKIVKSAEEKAKQKYDLEIKKAIAKKQTLLENARRERELLSDRIKSSANLKARNEKLKAKQTVINKVIDKLKAKLVNMNESDYINYLNQNIDKSSIAGKELIVKKEFVEKVKKEFPTAKVKKNEFVTSGFVIEENGVQENYTFEVKLDFMRDELEVEISKLLFS
- a CDS encoding V-type ATP synthase subunit K, which translates into the protein MNFSQFLVQNGGIVMATLGAALATLLAGIGSAKGVGIVGEVATGLMSEEPEKFGKSLVLQLLPGTQGLYGFVIGLMVLGKLKPEMPLQTGLGILMACLPIAIAGYGSAIAQGRVAASGISLLAKNEEQNTKGIIYSVMVETYALLAFVVSIMLLGRF